CCTGGGCACCAACAGCCTGACCGACCTGATCGTCTTCGGGCGGATCGCCGGCAAGAAGGCCGCTGAATACGCCCGCAGCGCTGACCTGCCGCCGCTGCCATCCGACCCGACCGGCCCCGTCCAGGCCGAACTGGATCGCCTCCGCACGTGTAAGGGCAGCACCCGCCCCGGCCAGCTTCGGCGGCGGATGCAGGAGACGATGATGGATCACGTCGGTGTCTTCCGCACGGCGGAGGGCATCCAGGAAGCGTTGAAGACGCTGCGCGATCTCAAGGCGGCCTTCCGGGACGACCTGACGCTTGACGACCGCGGCTACCGCTTCAACACCGATGTGCTGGAAGCGTGGGAACTGGGCGCGCTGCTGGACGTGGCCGAGGTCACTGCCGCCAGCGCCCTGGCCCGCCAGGAAAGCCGCGGCGCGCACAGCCGGGAAGATTTTCCCAAACGCGACGACGAACGCTTCCTGGTGCACACGTTCGCCACGCTGGTCGATGGCGAAATCCGGCTGGATCACTCCCGCCCGGTGGATCTGTCGCTGGGCTACCAGCCGCAGGAACGCGTTTATTGAGAGGCAGCGGGAAAATAGCGAGCCGGGTACGCGGCGGTGATCACCCGCGCCAGACCCGGCGCAGCGAACCCAACACTTTGCACTGTATCAGACTGGGGATAAGCGATGAAAGCCCATTTCCGCATCCGGCGCTTCAACCCGGAGACCAACGCTAAGCCCTACTGGCAGGACTTCACCCTGGAAGATGTCGCCCCTGCCGACCGCGTGCTGGAGTTGCTGCATCGCATCAAGTGGGAGCAAGACGGCACGCTGGCCTTCCGGCGCTCATGCGCGCACGGCGTGTGCGGTTCCGACGCCATGCGAATCAACGGCCGCAACATGCTGGCTTGCAAGGTGCTGGTCAGCAGCCTGGCGGCGGAAGGCGCGGAGAGCGTGACCATTCAGGTGGAACCGATCCTGGGCCTGCCGGTGATCAAAGACCTGATCGTGGATATGGAGCCGTTCTTCGCCCACTACCGGGCGGTGATGCCCTACTTCGTCAACAACGACCCGCCCCCGGCGGACGGCCGGGAGCGCCGCCAGTCACCGGAAGAGCGGGCGATCTTTGACGACAGCACCAAGTGCATCCTGTGCGCGGCCTGCACGACAAGCTGTCCCTCCTTCTGGGCCAATGGGTCGTATGTTGGGCCGGCGGCGATCGTCCAGGCCCACCGTTTCATCTTCGACAGCCGCGACCAGGCTGCGGAGCAGCGGCTGGATATCCTGGCTGCGCCGGATGGCGTCTGGCGCTGCCGGACGATCTTCAACTGCACACCGGCCTGCCCGCGTGAGATCGAGGTCACACGGGCCATCGGCGAGGTCAAGCTGGCCATCCAGATGGGGGCGGAGCGGATGCGCGCCCGCAAAATGACGCAGGGCGGGACGGAGTAGCCCTCCTCACCACACCCCTGGCAGTAGCCGGTAGCGCACATGCGCCGCGTACTCGGCGTAGCCAGGCAATTGCTCGCGCAGCAGGGCGTCTTCCCTGACCGTCCGCATCACAAACAGCGCGGTGAGCACCCCGCCCGGCAGCAGCGCCCACGCCGATCCCAGTCCCAGCGGTGTACCCAGCGCGAAGGCAATCGCCCCGGCATAGACTGGATGGCGCATCAGCCGGTACGGCCCGTGCGTGATCACCCGCTGATCGCGTTCAGGCTGGATGCGGCTGAAAGCGATCGCAAACGGGTTGGTCAGCAGCGCCCAGGTGGCAAGCCAGGCGGCGGGTAACAGGATCACCCAGCCAGCGATCTGCAGGACAAGCGGGATACGGGAAGGTTGCCCGGCGCGAGCTTCAAGGCCAGCCACGCCAAGCATGACAACCATGAGCGCCGCCACCGCGATCAGCAGCGCAAGCTCCGCCGGGGGTGTGTTCTGTGGCTGCTGGCGGCGAGCCTCCAGCAGCGTCCCGGCCCCCAGCAACAGGGCCAGCGAGTAGGCAAAGAACAATCCCACCAGCAGCCAGCCCGGCCACCAGTCCAGGCGCCCCGCCGTCCCCACCAGTAGCGCGGCGACAACCAGCGGGCCGGAGAGCATCCGCGCTGCCCGGCGTAAGACTCGACCGGCTGGCTTTGCAGGCTCGTTCATCGCAACCCCTTCCCTGCCCGCCAGGGGTGCCACACACTACCTTCCGGCTGGCCCTTTCCTGCGGGCCACCGGTTTCCCTTGCCTCTTACCTCCGTCTCCTGCCCTTTTCTCACGGTTTCCGCCCGGCCCAGACGCCGTAGCCCCACGTGCCGAACAGCTCACGCGGCATACCCAGAGCACGGCGGATGATCTGCCGATCAGCCGGGCGACTAACCCATAACGCAGCGGCCCGGACCCAGGCGCGGAGCAGCCCGGCCCCGGCGTGTTCAAGTTGCTGGCGGGCCTCGCCAGCGGCATGCAACGGGCGCACGTAAGCCGTCACTTCCAGCAGTCCGGTCTCTCGCAGCAGCGCCGCCCAGTCATCTGGCGACAGGAGGACCAAGCTCCGGCCCAGCGCGTCCCTTGCCAGCGCCAGCGAAGCCGGGTTCGGTGGTCTGAGCCACGTGGCATCGCTGAAGCCCACGTATCCGCCCGGACGGGTAACATCCATCCAGGTGCGCAGCGCCGTCGCTTTCTCCGGCAGGTAAGCCAGCACGGCTTCCCCGATCACGGCGTCGTAACCGACGGCGTCGTAACCGACGGCGTCGGCGCCAGAAGACAGGGGGCTGAGAGCATCGCATACGTGGAAATCGGCCCGGTCGCCGAGGCCCAGCCACGCCGCCCGCTCACGGGCGCGGGCGATCAGGCGCGGGCGGCTGTCGATCCCGGTGATCCTGCACCCGTAGCGGCGGGCCAGGTAACACGCCGTCAGGCCCACGCCGCAACCAACCTCCAGCACCCGCGCTCCCGGCCGGATGTGACAGGCAGCGGCCAGCACGTCGGTTGCGTCGCGGCCACCAGGATGCCAGGTGAGATTCAGTTCGGCCTGCAGGTCAGCGAGCAACTCCTCGATTCCGGTCACACGCTGCTGGCCTCGATCCGGTCTGGCGCCATCTTCGACCGCCATGAGGGCCTCCGGGTCAATTGCCGCTGGCAGGGGGTGCCGGTGTTGCACCAAAGCGCACCGCCCGCACGACATAACGCTGCGTGTAGGTCTCGGCCTGCGGGCTATAGTCGTAGCAGGTCAACAGCGTCAACGCCTCGTAAGGCGTCGGCTGGATCACGCGCAGATCGCGCGGACTGACCAGCGCCGTCGCCACGACCTGGTAGCGGTAGGTCTGCCCCAGGTAGACGATCTCGATCGTGTC
This genomic interval from Anaerolineae bacterium contains the following:
- a CDS encoding methyltransferase domain-containing protein; its protein translation is MAVEDGARPDRGQQRVTGIEELLADLQAELNLTWHPGGRDATDVLAAACHIRPGARVLEVGCGVGLTACYLARRYGCRITGIDSRPRLIARARERAAWLGLGDRADFHVCDALSPLSSGADAVGYDAVGYDAVIGEAVLAYLPEKATALRTWMDVTRPGGYVGFSDATWLRPPNPASLALARDALGRSLVLLSPDDWAALLRETGLLEVTAYVRPLHAAGEARQQLEHAGAGLLRAWVRAAALWVSRPADRQIIRRALGMPRELFGTWGYGVWAGRKP
- a CDS encoding isoprenylcysteine carboxylmethyltransferase family protein — its product is MNEPAKPAGRVLRRAARMLSGPLVVAALLVGTAGRLDWWPGWLLVGLFFAYSLALLLGAGTLLEARRQQPQNTPPAELALLIAVAALMVVMLGVAGLEARAGQPSRIPLVLQIAGWVILLPAAWLATWALLTNPFAIAFSRIQPERDQRVITHGPYRLMRHPVYAGAIAFALGTPLGLGSAWALLPGGVLTALFVMRTVREDALLREQLPGYAEYAAHVRYRLLPGVW
- a CDS encoding succinate dehydrogenase iron-sulfur subunit, which translates into the protein MKAHFRIRRFNPETNAKPYWQDFTLEDVAPADRVLELLHRIKWEQDGTLAFRRSCAHGVCGSDAMRINGRNMLACKVLVSSLAAEGAESVTIQVEPILGLPVIKDLIVDMEPFFAHYRAVMPYFVNNDPPPADGRERRQSPEERAIFDDSTKCILCAACTTSCPSFWANGSYVGPAAIVQAHRFIFDSRDQAAEQRLDILAAPDGVWRCRTIFNCTPACPREIEVTRAIGEVKLAIQMGAERMRARKMTQGGTE